One Globicephala melas chromosome 6, mGloMel1.2, whole genome shotgun sequence genomic window carries:
- the LOC115840064 gene encoding LOW QUALITY PROTEIN: spermatogenesis-associated protein 31A3-like (The sequence of the model RefSeq protein was modified relative to this genomic sequence to represent the inferred CDS: inserted 8 bases in 5 codons; deleted 1 base in 1 codon; substituted 2 bases at 2 genomic stop codons), giving the protein MQFRRWRISFFLKNIVAIWLRSSRTAWVIDIILAVLCGLGLYLMLLPCFQSNPFLAPPRKHGNIRKHQVELKWRSRSRKKSRSLKAKPLPFSPACPRELASISPNPEGPASRSLRMPVAELILQETEPWGACRDCLEELEGTHNLVSLLCLGRLPGKGNFHQLSCQDPPGEMCKAVPAGAHQPCREPVEDTAPATSLLVPLTKCHLHLASSISPGPTTSSVSVHSHTSLSASQSPELFLPLDSLSPLPLALSSPTSCLPDSXACPLTASSALPPPDSILXSXCDSSMVLPLGTVPQRMSPHTPWSSSIILAISGLGHSSCPISALSWWQAATKSWCLSTSSQSKSQKKHLSHNPPEASFCVGPTDRQVELSTPPLLNSDDQNLLEIQVTNRVEIKIRKEKENNGSHLKQMSPNCHLNSLGNMLKSLGTEQNTTTPKXFWSIKDKPEQLPCLQQFSYPKVLGDHLQQKYNQFFWGLPSLHSESLVATAWISESFSAPQSPSFLFNGISNACPVQMQANISPLLFQFQPLSHLEFQSRPFIPTIPQFQPPLLAQVQTQAHLKSSLPILPPSSLPQIRACGAPCPTAQNKVQFLTPTGIQHSEWSLLQKQLENGWALSSVVKRSQELFSVFTSNIPEDSWVASILPENFPISPELQKQLKEHFQKWLIQHRWELPQRIQEPLEIRQLQGELPGTCQAKDKHGPSQRSLFTGESNKDAQKVGFRLSQELGKGLGHILGKIPKDLSRSSESSLVKFKEVNSEESKSDLRLLRSDSGIDLLRSLDKNLENILKGHLGKKLGQINEGLIPVNVHQSCLVLEHASSKSNIHMETRNLXKGWEPCMNTSCRVSFLDPDTREVLEAHIIRFLVKHRWTLPLKVLKPLNLXVEKVSTLHHSAVCLFPSATCVSGSHSTVKFAEFLGKPPQANSGEEVITGESVPTLMRPLLVPSLVCKEIQSALRGIPSGDYHGPSKASLTGQEGRPPSPSLTLSLVGRTWKSEPCLNMEVASEFKSKVKVQSDNQLQDFPKHMFLAADNLASQVPQCHPQRVPTRDRLASQEPSGLMEAQRSNLGHQEPKTXQDSWKSQSKMIAPTYKREDCRKHKPGEHEEGFKELGTSQAGSMSHPAQPISATAQSHRSVKSRSILKSETAEGQALMTAVGQILEEKIAIHHGLRATKLNEHKQEFQAPVCGCFCYHRLTSYPEQGRMMGYIACSHQATSKGQSCSIREREVRHQHSLKSVRFDDEQLGLMCLPSSPSKKSLFPVSTCQYGPRIPGRMVDTAPGGVFPIVEISVPADAPDPDDNRNGPHPPY; this is encoded by the exons ATGCAATTCAGAAGATGgagaatctctttttttttgaaaaacattgttGCTATCTGGCTGAGATCCAGCCGGACTGCCTGGGTGATTGATATCATCCTTGCTGTT CTGTGTGGACTGGGACTTTACCTAATGTTACTCCCCTGCTTCCAGAGTAATCCATTCTTAGCACCACCTAGGAAACATGGAAACATCAGGAAG CATCAAGTAGAGCTGAAGTGGAGGAGCAGGAGTAGGAAGAAAAGTAGATCTTTGAAAGCTAAGCCTTTGCCATTCAGCCCTGCATGCCCCCGAGAGTTAGCTTCCATCTCTCCTAATCCTGAGGGCCCAGCTTCACGGTCTCTGAGGATGCCAGTGGCAGAGCTTATTCTTCAGGAAACAGAGCCTTGGGGAG CTTGCAGAGATTGCCTGGAAGAACTGGAGGGGACTCACAACCTGGTTTCACTTCT CtgcctgggaaggcttcctggcaAGGGCAACTTTCATCAGCTCTCATGTCAAGACCCTCCTGGTGAGATGTGCAAAGCAGTGCCTGCTGGAGCCCACCAGCCATGCAGGGAGCCTGTGGAAGATACTGCTCCTGCCACATCCCTATTGGTTCCTCTTACCAAGTGCCATCTACATCTGGCCTCTTCCATTTCTCCAGGCCCAACGACCTCCTCAGTTTCTGTTCATTCACATACATCCCTGAGTGCCTCTCAGTCACCAGAGCTTTTTCTTCCACTGGATAGCCTTTCACCCCTGCCACTGGCTCTTTCCTCTCCCACATCATGTCTGCCTGATTCATAGGCCTGCCCTCTGACAGCCTCCTCTGCCCTACCACCACCAGACTCAATTC ACTCTTAGTGTGACTCTTCAATGGTACTACCACTGGGCACTGTCCCACAGAGGATGTCTCCACATACTCCTTGGTCATCTTCCATCATCCTAGCCATCTCAGGCCTTGGCCACTCAAGCTGTCCAATTTCAGCCCTGTCCTGGTGGCAGGCAGCTACCAAATCCTGGTGCCTATCAACCTCATCACAGAGCAAGTCCCAAAAAAAGCACCTTTCCCACAACCCACCAGAGGCCTCATTCTGTGTAGGCCCCACAGACAGACAGGTAGAGCTGAGTACCCCTCCTTTGCTCAACTCTGATGACCAGAACCTCCTGGAGATACAAGTCACAAACAGAGTTGAGATCAAGATtcggaaggaaaaagaaaacaatggatcACATCTAAAACAAATGAGCCCAAACTGCCACCTGAATTCTTTGGGGAATATGCTGAAATCACTAGGTACTGAGCAGAACACTACAACCCCCA TTTTCTGGAGCATAAAAGACAAACCAGAGCAGCTGCCTTGTCTTCAGCAGTTCTCATATCCCAAGGTCTTGGGGGACCATCTACAGCAGAAATATAACCAGTTTTTCTGGGGTCTCCCTTCTCTGCACAGTGAATCCTTGGTGGCTACTGCCTGGATCTCCGAGAGCTTTTCAGCACCACAGTCTCCTTCTTTCTTATTCAATGGAATTTCGAATGCCTGCCCAGTTCAAATGCAAGCTAACATATCTCCACTGCTTTTCCAGTTCCAGCCCCTGTCCCATCTAGAGTTCCAATCTCGACCCTTTATTCCAACAATACCTCAATTCCAGCCTCCACTTCTGGCTCAGGTCCAAACCCAGGCACATCTCAAATCCTCTCTCCCAATCCTACCACCTTCTTCTCTACCCCAGATTAGGGCCTGTGGAGCACCTTGCCCTACAGCCCAGAATAAGGTACAATTTCTTACCCCAACTGGGATTCAACATTCAGAATGGTCCTTGTTGCAGAAGCAACTAGAAAATGGGTGGGCTTTATCTTCTGTAGTCAAAAGATCTCAGGAACTCTTTAGTGTCTTCACTTCCAACATTCCTGAGGACAGCTGGGTTGCCTCCATCCTTCCTGAGAATTTTCCAATCAGTCCTGAGCTCCAGAAGCAACTGAAAGAACACTTCCAAAAGTGGCTCATCCAACACCGGTGGGAGCTGCCACAAAGGATCCAAGAGCCTTTAGAGATAAGGCAGCTTCAGGGAGAATTACCAGGGACATGCCAGGCAAAGGACAAGCATGGACCCTCACAGCGCTCTTTGTTTACAGGTGAAAGCAACAAGGATGCACAGAAGGTGGGGTTCCGGCTAAGTCAGGAACTGGGCAAGGGCCTGGGACATATTCTGGGGAAGATCCCAAAAGATCTCTCCAGAAGCTCAGAAAGCTCCCTAGTGAAGTTTAAGGAGGTAAACTCTGAGGAGTCAAAAAGTGACTTGAGGCTCTTGAGGAGTGACTCAGGAATTGATTTACTAAGGAGCTTAGACAAGAatctagaaaacattttgaaaggcCATTTGGGCAAAAAGTTGGGGCAGATCAATGAGGGTTTGATTCCTGTGAATGTGCATCAATCCTGCCTTGTCCTCGAGCATGCTTCTTCCAAGTCCAATATTCACATGGAAACCAGAAATCT GAAGGGTTGGGAACCCTGTATGAACACCTCCTGTAGGGTTTCCTTCCTTGATCCAGACACTCGAGAGGTGCTGGAAGCACATATTATAAGGTTTTTGGTAAAGCACAGGTGGACCCTACCCCTCAAGGTCCTCAAGCCCCTAAATCT AGTTGAAAAAGTTTCAACCCTCCACCATTCTGCAGTTTGCCTTTTCCCTTCAGCCACCTGTGTATCTGGGTCCCACTCAACAGTCAAGTTTGCTGAGTTCCTGGGAAAACCTCCTCAGGCTAATTCAGGAGAGGAGGTGATAACAGGAGAGTCAGTTCCTACCCTGATGAGGCCTCTCCTTGTCCCCTCACTTGTGTGTAAGGAAATCCAGAGTGCCCTGAGAGGGATTCCATCTGGTGACTACCATGGGCCCTCAAAGGCTTCTCTGACTGGACAGGAGGGCAGGCCACCTTCTCCATCCCTCACACTCAGCCTTGTGGGCAGAACCTGGAAGA GTGAGCCATGCCTTAACATGGAGGTTGCTAGTGAGTTTAAGTCCAAAGTAAAGGTACAATCAGACAACCAGCTTCAGGACTTTCCCAAACACATGTTCCTTGCTGCAGACAACTTGGCTTCTCAGGTGCCTCAGTGCCATCCCCAGAGAGTCCCCACCAGAGACAGGTTAGCTTCCCAGGAGCCAAGTGGTCTTATGGAAGCCCAAAGGAGCAACCTAGGGCATCAGGAGCCCAAAAC TCAGGACTCATGGAAGAGCCAGAGCAAGATGATTGCCCCTACTTACAAAAGAGAGGACTGTAGGAAGCATAAACCAGGAGAGCATGAAGAAGGGTTTAAAGAATTAGGGACCTCTCAAGCTGGAAGTATGAGCCACCCTGCCCAG CCCATATCAGCCACTGCCCAGAGTCACAGATCAGTCAAAAGCAGATCAATCTTGAAGAGTgagactgctgagggtcaggcactCATGACAGCTGTTGGACAGatcctagaagaaaaaatagcaatTCACCATGGACTTCGTGCCACAAAGTTAAATGAACACAAACAGGAATTCCAAGCCCCAGTATGTGGGTGTTTCTGCTACCATAGGCTTACCTCCTACCCAGAGCAAGGGAGAATGATGGGTTATATAGCCTGCAGTCATCAAGCCACCTCCAAGGGCCAGAGTTGTTCTATCAGGGAAAGGGAAGTCAGACACCAACATAGTTTGAAAAGTGTAAGATTCGACGATGAGCAGCTGGGCCTAATGTGCCTCCCATCCTCGCCCTCCAAGAAGAGTCTGTTTCCAGTTAGTACCTGTCAGTATGGGCCAAGGATTCCAG GGCGCATGGTGGACACAGCTCCAGGTGGTGTCTTTCCCATTGTGGAGATTTCTGTTCCAGCTGATGCCCCTGATCCAGATGACAACAGAAATGGACCCCATCCCCCATACTAG